The Salvia miltiorrhiza cultivar Shanhuang (shh) chromosome 2, IMPLAD_Smil_shh, whole genome shotgun sequence DNA window AAACTACACCTACCCCCTCATCCAAAACCCTACCACAACCCGAGAGCCCTTCGCCGGTGGACGAACATGCCATTGAGCAACTCACGGCGGAGATAGACGTACCTACTCTCGGCGCCGGTGACCAGCATGCAGCTGAAGAAGAAGGCAAGGCGACACCGGAAAAGGCGAAGGAGGGCGAGGAAGAGCCATCCAAGAAGAAACGGACCCCTACTATTCCGAAGAGGAAGAAGCCAGCGGCAGAGAAATCGGCCACGCCGGCCGAAGGATCATCCAACGAAAGAAACAAACCTTCGGGTTCGGTGCTGCAGAGTGAGCAAGGGGAGTCCGGTGAAGAGCAAGAGGAAACTCCGGCGAAAAGGAGGAGGAAGGTGATGAACCCGACCCCGATCCGAATGATCAAGGGAGAACCGGCATCGGCATCGAGGAGCAAGAAGAAAGGGATTGCTGTGCTCAAGATCCCGGATATGGACGCACTAAAGCCTTTGGGCATAGTGGAAAAGGTGAAGGAATATTTCAACAACATCGGATGGAAGAAAATTTTTGGATTGGCTAGGGCACGCATACGAGGAGGTGGTGAGAGAAGTGTTCGAGTCTATGCAAGTAGATATCAACCCAACCTGCGGACCTCTGGGCATGAGTTTCTCCATGAATGGGGAGACTAGAGATATGTCCGTGAATGAACTCAACCTCAATTTGGGAATAGTGGAGCTGAAGGACCTGCAAAAGAAAGAGTACAAAGACGCAAAGAGAGGAATTCCCACCTTCACTGCACAAGAGTGGGATGTCATGTGGGCAGAGATCGGCGATGGAGGCCAGTTCAGGACCCAGAAGGTAAAAGGGCATAGGATCCGCGACGCAGCCCTGAGAGTTTGCCACCGCATCCTCTCGTACTCTCTCTTCGGCAAAATTGACAGCGGAAATGCTATGTCCAAAAAGGATCTCTACATCCTTTGGGCAATGCACAGCGGGAAGAAGCTCAACTTTGGAGCTTTTCTGATCGAGCACATCGACTCAATCATCAGCAAGCCTAATCAGAGGCTTTCCTGCATCCAGTTCACCACCGGCTTTGCCAAAGCAAGTGAAATCGAAATCGAAAAGGGGAACACCAAGATTGAGGCAGAGAAACTGAACATCGAAGCCCTGATCCGTATGAAAGACGTCAGAATGGATTGGGGTGTGCCCAAATTCATCAATCCAGACGAGAGGGAAAGTTCAGTGGCTGAAGGCCAAAGCCCTGCTGTgggcaaaggaaaagaaaaggttgAGGAGTTAGAGTCAGAGGAAGAGGGGAGTCAGCTGGATAGAATCGAGTCCCTGATTGTGGAGACCCAGGAAGCACTGGCAGCGACCCAAAAGGCCCTTCTGGCCTTCTTCAAGCATCAAGGGTTCAGGTATCCACCTGCATCTGCCCCTTGAATTTCACCCTCCCTAGGATGTTAGtgtttttagtttgttttgttttgttgcgTCTTTGTGTTTTTGTTCTGTTTGTCTGTTGAGTCTGTCTGGCCAAAGCTGCGGGAAGGGTAACCTTTTGCCTGCACCAGTGTCTTGCCCAAAAAGCAAGCCACCTGGTGCAAGCGCCCAAAGCAATGGCCATTTTATGTGTTTTCTgttgttttcttattttgtttGTGTTTTCCCTGACCCCCTCCACAcacccactttgcccaaagcaaagtgtgtgtgtgtggggtggGCCAAGATGTCTGTTGTTGCTCTACCGGGTAATCCTTGTTCTCGCaccctttgccttaaggcaaagtgtgtgagtgggagggaagacctggtatctttttatgttttcaaaAGTTTTGTGTGTCAAGCATGCTGTACAATCAAGGTTGCTCAGTTTTGATGATTGGAAAGTTCAATTTTGTGAGTAGGAGTCTACAATCTTTGTGCCGTATGTAGTTGAGAACGATGGATGGGGATTTGGGCATAccatgtgaggatttgagcttttaAAATTGTTACTTTATGCCCAAAAACAAttctttctttcattgtgtGAATTTTGGCATCTTGATTTAGGgtaatgctagaacttgccttgattcttagtcgaaccctgtatacatagtctaggtgtgttaaatgatttaggcaaattctttctttagcccacagagccaaactgaccaaccctacatctatcacttgcaACCCCTTTTCgagcttaataattcatttgaaCTCACTTATAAATTTGCCTAGATTTGAGCCATCCCGgtcaaactgaacttaagggcaaaagaagGGGAGATAGTGTAGTGAATCCTAtgggcaggactagtgcaaaaattgcaaaatgggaCATCTAATCCCAAAATAGAGAAAAGgtccagaaaaagaaaaaaaagaaaaaaaaaagaagaaaaaaaaagaggaagaataAAGGAAAGAATGTGCTTAGGCCCGCAAGAATAGGCAAGGATCTTAAAAATCTGGAAAGTTTGTTgcccagaatgaagttcagaatgaccttagcctcgtGCCCAAAAAGTCCAACCTTATGCCTAAAGCCACATTACAACCAatgaaagacctaatgagaCGCACCTAGGACTTTGACTAAAGGGGAAGAcaatagaagataggcaagcttatggtcagaACCCAATCAAGATGTCCGGAGTGTAAACACTagcctaaacacttgagagaaagagtgaaaggggaggaacatccttatGACCAGAACCCGatcttgactcaactgatggcaTGTTTTTTGTTTGACCATACTGCTGATTGCTTCTTTTAATCTTCATTTTGCTGTTAGACTGAGAAAGTATAAGCATGCTGGGTGTTTTCGTTTTATGTTTCGTCCGTGTCTGTACTTGGGCAAAATTATgcatgcacgcttgaggacaatcgtgtttaaagtgtgtgcgtgtgatgagcccaggtttgtgctctgtttttagtctagatcgagtctttttccttgtgtttatgttgtttggtcgcctgggagggcgtagttcagtGACAGGGCCAGCGAagtgccagaggattcaaaaggccagagaaatcgagctgccagcggaatcaaaaggccagagcagcgaagtcggctttgccagagaaatcattcgAGCAGCAGAATCAaaaggccagagaaatcaagctgccagcggaatcaaaaagccagagcagcgaagtcggctttgcTAGAGAAATCATTCGAGCACTCCAGGGGTCGAAAGTGctgtcacctctcgtgaaagaggtatgtgccGAAAGCAAAGGGATTTTGCaggcaaaaccatcccttatgtccataagtaccgcacgagagctggcaggcaagagaAGGAAGGAAGGCAAGAGAAGACGGAGGCACAACAGATGGACGAGGAAGGATTGCAAGTGGGAGTTCGAAAAGGgcggaaggcggcagctatccaaaagagaccgatgaggccaaaccaccgcctcatccaaaaggaaacatatcttcaagAAAATTAGGTTTGAAAaaggataagcatctccatgcttgcatggatccggccgcacgACATGGGCTGGGCCTTGCTGCCCTAgttactcctataaatacccgacgaGATTCtaaagccaagggtgctgaaattcCGTTCTGTTGTGCATTATTTGATAAGTGAAGCTAGCCCGGGCTGTGGGCATAACCTCGTACTTTTCCGttttatgttttgcacggcacttttggccgtaggtACTTCTATTTCCctttaagtaatttcaattccagttatgttttcttttatatcttttgcttgtgttatttactttatgtccggctagttttatattctgatttgggcaagatgatctaagcatgaacacttaactcgagaggtctaatttgggcataacaactgtatgagcatattcccgatacactaggtttgattcccaTAAGGCTATaataacttggttaattaattgatcactagttaactagggagttttggtcacaagtaataatttgggcataaggcgagttgccatcgacctccaaaatagtacaactggtgttggagccgtgactgctatgaaatatcggtgtaagagtcaagtgggtctatctagttcttaaTGCATGCTGGGCAAAGCACAattagcgataggccatcgcagagagcgtggatgttgtccggggtagttgatttctattagctgacccttctaagggatcataaactgaaaggatagattgggcaagaggtttgttgtgtgcgtgacgagtgacaataggggcacaacaattcttatgcctataaccactggtatgcgagtatagtgatttatctttgcacctatgatcgagtgtctagttcatgtttagtgattcaaacccaagtcagaattgttttgttatttgatttatctactttgttatttcagtttaggttggatacccgttctgcccataaccacgctttggtcagaacactgcagaatacAAAATCTTTTTAGTGACAaccttgcaggagaagttactgctcagttccttgtggattcgactctggacttaccactagctagtctagttgtgggcacaagatattttatttgcacgaagctcaaacgacagctccgtCAGACTTACTGAACAAAAATGCATCGATTATATCAATATAAAAACCAtgtctaaaaaaataaacataagggACGTGATTGTGAAAATAACAATGCACAAAAGtagaacaataaaaataaaacatttcaTCATTAAAATGTTGTTGGTGTAGTAAGaaacaataaatcaaaaaccaTAAAATAAACAGGTGCTAAATCCACTTAAATGACAGCAACTAAAATGAAccataaaatgataaaataggGGACTGAGCATACGTCACTTTGGTAGCGCCTTAGTGGGACAATTCCTGGAATCGTGGTGAGCCATAGTATTACATCTTTTGCAATTACGCAATGGCTTCTGTGATAGAGTAATCGCCTTCTCCATATTTGATTTTCTAAGACCACCTGCTCCACTACCTTTTGTTTTTGATATAGCAGGTGGTAGCACAGTTGGCACATCAGGTGGTGTAGCACCATAAAACTCATTCAACATCGCTGCCTTCGAGTTTGCCATAGGATTATGTTTTCCAAGATTTTTGAACTTATTCTCAACATCAATGAAGTCAGCCAACAACTGTTTCCTTAATTCTTCATCACCGTTAACGTGACCAATGCAGTTGCTGAAAACTTTGAATAATTCATCATTTCCAATTGGGAGGTTGCGTGTCGGACATGTCATCTTATCTGTCGCTTGAAATGTAGATAACATATATGATTTGCACCAACGATTAGCAATGTATTTCTCGGGAATCTCGGCCACTTTCAAAGTCCTCAGCACATAAAATATGTGGCTGCATAAAAACCCCTTCCTAGTGAACATATTGCACGTGCATCTGAAATAATCAGTAACTGTATCATGAATAACAGTGAATAATCCATCAATGTTGTCATCGACAACATACTTGTTACCCTCCATCTTCGACATTATACACGACAAAGCAGCTACTTTAATCTCAGCCCGTACTTCCTTGAAAATAGAGTTGGTGTATAAGGTAGAAGCATGCTTCTCTATTGCGTGAATTGTACACATAGGTGGAACACTAATCTCATCAGCAAGATCTAGCTTTTTCGACGTATGCCGTTAAGAGTCCAAAGCAGTGTCATAGTTCATATAGAACACACTCAAATTAGAATTCTTGCCCAAGAAACGTTTGAAATAGCTATTCTCACTCTCCGACATTGATGTAGTCCGAAAAAGTCCACTCATACTAATATCCCGAAAATAAGCAGGGATCCATAAAGATCGATCGGCATACATATCAGAGAACCATCTGTTATCATTCAACTCATATTCGTTCATCAAATTCATCCAGTTTTCTTCAAAAACGGCAGGCTCATTAAGGTCGGACCATACAATCTTGCCAAACTTAGTCTTGAACTCAGAATCATCCCTTAGGTTCGGAGGcaatttctctgcaactttaaTGGTGATGTGCCACATACAAAATCTATGATGTGTTTCAGGCCACACATGTGCAACTGCCTTCTTCAACCCAGGATCTTGGTCAGTCATAAACACACGAGGAGCTTTGCCAACGCATTCAGTGAACTTCTTCAAAACCCACGCATATAAATCCATATCTTCACGTGATATGATTGCTGCCCCAAATGACACGCATTTTCCATGATTGTCCCGACCAGTAAACGGTGTAAAAATCAATTTGTAcctaatgaaaaatatattgttaGAATATAATTTGCTAAACGATAAAAAGGTAGTATTAAACTGACAATACAGACCGTAATTAGATGAATAATGCTACACATGTAAAACATATTTCCATATATTAGCCGAATAAATCAACAATTCATCTGCATGAGCACATTGACTTATTCTGCACAGTTTTATATAACACTCAACATAACAACAAAATAAGAAACAGTGTTTAATGAATAAACttgaaattattttgaatattttcatACATATGCATAATCTAATAATAACCTGTTAGTACAATATGTTGCATCGAACGATACAACCTCGCCAAAGTTTTTGTAGTTGTTAACAGACTGTTGGTCGGTCCATATGAGGCAAGACAACTGGTtctcatcatcaacatcatAGAAGTATTGGAATCCTTCACAATCATCCTTTTTGTTCTTTAACGTATCTAGCAACATGTGAGCATCGGAATCCACAATATGCACCTTTAAATCTCTCACATAGTTCTTGAAATCAATACTAGTGCAACCAGCCTTATCAAAACCACCAACAAGTTCCGCATACATACGAAATGTTCTCATTGGTCCAAAGTTGGCTTTGATACCGGCATGGATAAAATATTGGTGAATTGGTTCGATTTTTCTATTGCTCGGCAATAAATGACGAGTTCCAGCTAATACCATCTTATGATTATGGCCCTCTATGAATATCCGAACATAATAACGACCATAAGACATAATCTGAAATATAATTTTGGCCTCACAACCAACCTTACATGATGATCTCTTACATTTCTTTTTTGGACAATAGTCGTCAGCCAACAATAATCGATCCGCATTGGGGGCGGAACCTTCTCTATTGCACAACACATATTGTGAGCGAATAGTTCCATCGTCAGAGACACTTTTTGTACTCTTACGCGATACAAAACCACAAGCTTTTGCATACTTAGAGTAAAACTTAACGGCTTTAACTAAATCATTGAATATCTGACCAACGAAGTGCTTCTTATTGTCATCACATTCAGGGAACCAAGTATTGGCAGCCTCTCCAACtacatctgttgcagattcttCAATAACATCTAAAAAATGACATATTTAATTAGTGTGCCAAAAAAGTGAAAAGGATGATGCATAAGATACTGAAAATAAAGTATTTATGTCCACTTTGAATAATTCCAAATGCGTAAACAATTAATTCACGTgtatacaaataaaatttacatataaagaaaataaaagtaattgtTTAGAAACCTGAAGCCGACATGGATTCAGACATGCTTGATGATAACGATGACATGAAATCCTCAAAAAAAATTGCTCTTCAAGAAGACGTCAATGGCGTTTGAAAGAGAAGATATGCAGACGGAAATTATGGGGTAAAAATTCTATGGGATATGACGTAAATGATGAAAGATGAAAATATATGATACACCAAATCTTACCATATTTGATAAGATTATTTTCGGTTAGTCTAAAATTGATAATGACTAATGTATccttttcaaaataaaaatgtaaataaaatctGGAGAAATAACAGCCGTGTGATTGATCTAAATAAATGGCCTAGATACCTTCTCTCTTCTCCATAAAATTTAACTTTTCTATTgatcccttctctctctctctctctctctctatatatatatatatatatatatataggggggatCCATGAAGAATACTACATtaatagagaatagagaattcatCTCTAGCGTTAGATCTACTAAATCCAAACGGCTACAAGAAAttcgaataattaaaaaataaaaccaaCATAAACGCTGAAAATAAAAATGCTCTGAAATTTTACTGCCCAGAGGGTGTAATTGGGAATTTTACCCGCATCAATAAATCCGGAAGATTTGATTACTCCGCCTTTCACTCTTCCACATCTCCACGATTATTGAATTTCTGAAGACACCATTCGTTTTGTAGAAAACTTTCTGCAGATTAGGGCATTACGATTACGAAGAAGGTTGAAGTTCATCGTGTTGGTGCGCCGCCCCCTTTCTCAtgccggcgccgcctcccctTGCCGCCACAGTCGACACCACGACCACCGACTTAGCCCCACCCGCCTATCTCTCAAACCATAAATTCTCAAATTTTTCTCTGACTCCATCTCATTCGATCTTAGGCAACGATGTCGCCATCGCCGATGTGCcgctgatcactatttttatagcaacaaaaactgcaactaacacaggcaattgtagcaaataataagtaaccgagtatcttatccacagggactattataacgaatcaccttaagtaatcctaactagactctagtaatattcaggcaactcaaacaagaatgaagaagataacttaattcaaagaaaaacaaataaaactggATAaaaactcaattaattaaagactctgaccctagggatgtacttttactaatcaattacatgcattcaacctattgatttaattaccaattttaatccaactctgatgaaagatcactatattattcacaagcttctctaacgaacacctatgaacgtagattaattaatcccttttcgcattcaagactccaaggaataaatcaactccaaatagcacacaaagaatagctccctatagcttcacctatcgcattcaagactcaaggctaacactatatcatgcattcctgaatcggctgaacaattatcgcattcaagactcaaactgaacagctagacatgtaaatcattgatcagataattcacaatagaataagcaccaggaatcatgaatcacaagttggaaggcaaattgatatcaataaatcaaaaacacataattaatcagctatgtacaaaccctaggttcagattaaaagaactagccagacatgataaaatcaaacataaacataattaaattgaacgcaattgtaaaaacaaattgtataaaaaccgaatgaaaacgattgtagcggcttgaatcttcaatcttgatccaagccttgaaaactggaaagctaaaatattctaaagctataaaactgaattATGAATGTTCGGGCCTTTCTGATgtctagataggtcaaaagaggacctatttatagatttcagatttcattcgatcaccatggaagttgccatgcaaagtagaattctaaaggtaatagaattctaaaggtaaaagaatcgtgtaaaacaaggcaactctccagctggatgcgcgctctggaaaatactcccactcttgccgaattcgcagctctcgccagaagAACGGCTGTCATCAGAGAAACGgatctcgccagagaaatggctatcgccagaggaatggatgatttctctgctctgacttatttatcctttggtgatgactttgCTACTATGGacattgatttctctgacttttcacttctctgatgctggcgcttctctgcagaggaatgggtgattcctctgctctggcttcttgatttcgctgcactagagcttcgatttctctggcgattagtttctctgctctggctttcgACTTCGCTGATCTGGGTtttgatctctctggcgagTGCATCTTCTTTACTCTGCAGCgcatggcttccgctctggcgtgggccttctctgctctggcacgccAGAGGAATTATgaattctctgctctggagaccagaacacctagaaaacgccaaattcatccaaaattctccaaaattgcagtcttccatctcgaaagcctaaatctcctgcaaagcataaaatacaccataaaacgcaccaatttccagaagattatcttaaaacacgcacaaacaaacccttaaaaatagagtaaattaagcataaatcagccGCCGCCTTCGCCTGGACCTCCTTTGTCCACGACTGAACAGCCGCAGCGGAGCATAGGGAAGCTTCAGTCCTTGTGCTccttgatcactattttattagcaacaaaaataccgcaactacacggtgtaatcgtagcacagaaatagcaagcagagtatcgtatccacagagactgtaaaacgaaattactttatctatctcctaaacagactctaacagtatgcaggtaaaacaATGATGAAGGTGATTTATGAACTAAGAGTAACTAAATAAAAACGGCAAAGCATATGAAAAACGGtactaactcaaatataaggaaaactctgaccctagggatgtactttcactaaccAACTACATGCTATTAActtattgattcaattaccaattttaatccaaccctgatgaaagatcactatattattcacaagcttctctaacgaacacctatgaacgtagattaactaaccccttttcgcattcaagactccaaggaatcaattaactccaaatagcacataaagaatagcttcttatagcttcacctatcgcattcaagactcaaggctaacactatatcatgcattcctgaatcggctgaacaattatcgcattcaagactcaaactgaacagctagacatgtaaatcattgatcagataattcacaatagaataagcaccaggaatcatgaatcataagttggaaggcaaattgatatcaacaaatcaaaaacacaaaattaattagctatgtacaaaccctaggttcagaataaaagaactagccagacataatgaaatcaaacataaacataattaaaaagaacgcaattgtaaaaacgaattgtataaaaaccgaatgaaaactgaagtagcgacttgaatcttcaatcttgatccaagccttgaaaaataAAAAGCTAAAAATATTCTAACGctaaaaactaaaatatgaatgCTAAAGTTCTGGGGTGTGTCCCGAATAGGTCAAAGGAaggcctatttataagcttcagatctccttcggatcaccatggaagttgccatgcaaagtagaattctaaaggtaatagaatcgtgtgaaataaggcaactctccagctagatgcgcgctccggaaaaacTCTCCCACTCgcgccgaattcgcagctctcgccagaggaatggatgtcacccGGGAAACaggtcgcgccagagaaatgacgatttctctggtattgccagaggaatggtatcttggtggacgtcgccaaccaccaaataattcctgcggaattaccaaaataaattagtataatggtaagcagggtcgatcccacagagagcagttaaaactcattcaaatccctaaatctataaaaacggtgatgccaccacgccttaactttggagaaaataataattaactaagaaaagcaaattaaatcaaataaaaataattcttgaattaaatcaattaaagaggtaattcggctcaaat harbors:
- the LOC131008394 gene encoding protein FAR1-RELATED SEQUENCE 5-like is translated as MSASDVIEESATDVVGEAANTWFPECDDNKKHFVGQIFNDLVKAVKFYSKYAKACGFVSRKSTKSVSDDGTIRSQYVLCNREGSAPNADRLLLADDYCPKKKCKRSSCKVGCEAKIIFQIMSYGRYYVRIFIEGHNHKMVLAGTRHLLPSNRKIEPIHQYFIHAGIKANFGPMRTFRMYAELVGGFDKAGCTSIDFKNYVRDLKVHIVDSDAHMLLDTLKNKKDDCEGFQYFYDVDDENQLSCLIWTDQQSVNNYKNFGEVVSFDATYCTNRYKLIFTPFTGRDNHGKCVSFGAAIISREDMDLYAWVLKKFTECVGKAPRVFMTDQDPGLKKAVAHVWPETHHRFCMWHITIKVAEKLPPNLRDDSEFKTKFGKIVWSDLNEPAVFEENWMNLMNEYELNDNRWFSDMYADRSLWIPAYFRDISMSGLFRTTSMSESENSYFKRFLGKNSNLSVFYMNYDTALDS
- the LOC131008392 gene encoding FK506-binding protein 4-like, whose protein sequence is MVSTRPKNKLRGIPQGTEIDLTEESPSPSKPKTSKKTPRKKPLSMETTPTPSSKTLPQPESPSPVDEHAIEQLTAEIDVPTLGAGDQHAAEEEGKATPEKAKEGEEEPSKKKRTPTIPKRKKPAAEKSATPAEGSSNERNKPSGSVLQSEQGESGEEQEETPAKRRRKVMNPTPIRMIKGEPASASRSKKKGIAVLKIPDMDALKPLGIVEKVKEYFNNIGWKKIFGLARARIRGGGERSVRVYASRYQPNLRTSGHEFLHEWGD
- the LOC131008393 gene encoding protein FAR-RED IMPAIRED RESPONSE 1-like yields the protein MSKMEGNKYVVDDNIDGLFTVIHDTVTDYFRCTCNMFTRKGFLCSHIFYVLRTLKVAEIPEKYIANRWCKSYMLSTFQATDKMTCPTRNLPIGNDELFKVFSNCIGHVNGDEELRKQLLADFIDVENKFKNLGKHNPMANSKAAMLNEFYGATPPDVPTVLPPAISKTKGSGAGGLRKSNMEKAITLSQKPLRNCKRCNTMAHHDSRNCPTKALPK